One Defluviimonas sp. SAOS-178_SWC DNA window includes the following coding sequences:
- a CDS encoding SDR family oxidoreductase, with protein MTQKICLIIGGGRGMGAATAREMDKRGYKLALMSPSESCEKLAVELGGVAHRGKAETAGDTQAIFDLAMESYGRVDACLIHVGGPPKGDLLAIPEEDWDRAHEMVLKPVIRMAKLLGPVMEKQGGGSIVNITTFSAFEPSLAFPTSSVYRVGVSSFTKLFSDRYGPANIRMNCLLPGFTDSLDLPQKYADMSALGRLARVEEQAKAAAFLLSDDSSYITGQSLRVDGGVTRSM; from the coding sequence ATGACACAGAAAATATGCCTCATCATCGGCGGCGGCCGCGGCATGGGCGCCGCCACCGCCCGCGAGATGGACAAGCGCGGCTACAAGCTGGCGCTGATGTCTCCATCGGAAAGCTGCGAAAAGCTCGCCGTCGAACTCGGCGGCGTCGCGCATCGCGGCAAGGCCGAAACCGCCGGGGACACGCAGGCGATCTTCGATCTGGCGATGGAATCCTATGGCCGCGTCGACGCCTGCCTGATCCATGTCGGCGGCCCCCCTAAAGGCGATCTTCTCGCGATCCCGGAAGAGGATTGGGACCGGGCGCACGAGATGGTGCTGAAGCCGGTCATCCGCATGGCAAAGTTGCTCGGCCCTGTCATGGAAAAGCAGGGGGGCGGATCGATCGTGAACATCACGACGTTTTCGGCCTTTGAGCCGTCTCTGGCTTTCCCGACATCCAGCGTCTACCGCGTTGGCGTCTCCAGCTTCACCAAGCTCTTTTCGGATCGCTACGGCCCGGCGAATATCCGTATGAACTGCCTGCTTCCCGGCTTCACGGACAGTCTCGACCTGCCGCAGAAATATGCCGACATGTCGGCGCTCGGACGCCTCGCGCGGGTGGAAGAACAGGCGAAGGCGGCGGCGTTCCTGCTCAGCGATGACAGCAGCTATATCACCGGCCAGAGCCTTCGGGTCGATGGCGGCGTAACACGGTCGATGTAG
- the pcaQ gene encoding pca operon transcription factor PcaQ yields the protein MDRRIKIRHLEALTEIVRQGSLKRAAERLFLTQPAISRTLSELEQILGVELLTRGRGGVALTAQGELFHAYAQTSLTALEQGLAGISEAERAGALQLRVGALPSVAARLMPEVLVQMTNLAPRMRLIVLDGPHGYLTDQLRAGSLDLVIGRLGEPETMSGLSFAQLYLEDVAVVVRPGHPILANPDLRRIGDWPVLFPPPGAAIRPFVERLLIAQGIAPPPRRIETVSGALGRAYTKQSDAIWFISRGVVAREVAEGSLMQLPIETPLTRAPVGLMRRASASETAAGQLFVQAVHRAARILDLE from the coding sequence ATGGATCGTCGCATCAAGATCCGCCATCTGGAGGCACTGACCGAAATCGTCCGGCAGGGCAGCCTGAAACGCGCGGCCGAGCGGTTGTTCCTGACACAGCCCGCGATTTCGCGCACCCTGTCGGAGCTTGAACAGATCCTCGGGGTCGAGCTGCTCACCCGGGGCCGGGGCGGCGTGGCGCTGACGGCGCAGGGCGAACTGTTCCACGCCTACGCCCAGACCAGCCTGACCGCGCTGGAACAGGGGTTGGCCGGGATCAGCGAGGCGGAGCGCGCCGGGGCCTTGCAACTGCGGGTCGGCGCGCTGCCGTCGGTCGCGGCGCGGCTGATGCCGGAGGTGCTGGTGCAGATGACGAACCTGGCGCCCCGGATGCGGCTCATCGTGCTTGATGGCCCGCACGGCTATCTGACCGATCAGCTGCGCGCCGGCAGTCTCGACCTCGTGATTGGCCGGTTGGGGGAGCCCGAGACGATGTCGGGGCTCAGCTTCGCCCAGCTCTACCTTGAGGATGTCGCGGTCGTGGTCCGGCCCGGTCATCCGATCCTCGCCAACCCCGACCTGCGCCGGATCGGCGACTGGCCGGTGCTGTTTCCGCCACCGGGCGCCGCGATCCGGCCCTTCGTGGAGCGCCTCCTGATCGCGCAGGGCATCGCCCCGCCGCCGCGGCGGATCGAAACCGTCTCCGGCGCGCTTGGGCGGGCCTACACCAAGCAGTCCGACGCGATCTGGTTCATTTCAAGGGGCGTCGTCGCGCGGGAGGTGGCGGAGGGCTCGCTCATGCAGCTGCCGATCGAGACTCCGCTGACGCGCGCGCCGGTCGGGCTCATGCGGCGCGCCAGCGCCTCCGAGACGGCGGCCGGCCAGCTCTTCGTTCAGGCGGTGCACCGCGCGGCGCGGATACTGGATCTGGAATGA
- the pobA gene encoding 4-hydroxybenzoate 3-monooxygenase, producing the protein MHIPVVIIGGGPSGLLLGQLLHKRGIEAVVLERKTRDYVLSRIRAGVLETGLVRLMEEAGVAERLHREGYVHDGTQIAANGEMFHIDFKKLTGTPILVYGQTEVTHDLYDAREASGARTEFEVDHVEIHGADTDKPYVTYRQNGNGHRIDCDFIAGCDGFHGVSRQTIPLSVRREYEKTYPFGWLGILSRTPPVHDELIYANSERGFALCSMRSASLSRYYIQCALSDHPEDWTDAAFWDELKRRLPADVAERLVTGPSIEKSIAPLRSFVTEPMRWGRLFLCGDAAHIVPPTGAKGLNTAASDVQYLYQGLCQFYEEGDSEGIDRYSERALLRVWKAERFSWWFSGLLHRYPDQSPFDLKMQQADIAFLRDNEAQQRAFAENYVGLPY; encoded by the coding sequence ATGCACATACCAGTCGTCATCATCGGCGGCGGCCCGTCCGGATTGCTGCTGGGCCAGTTGCTGCACAAGCGCGGCATCGAGGCCGTGGTTCTCGAGCGCAAGACCCGCGACTATGTGCTGAGCCGGATCCGCGCCGGGGTGCTTGAGACCGGCCTTGTTCGGCTGATGGAAGAGGCTGGCGTCGCCGAACGGCTGCATCGTGAAGGCTACGTGCATGATGGCACCCAGATCGCCGCGAACGGCGAGATGTTCCATATCGACTTCAAGAAGCTGACCGGCACACCGATCCTCGTCTACGGCCAGACCGAGGTGACGCACGATCTTTACGACGCCCGCGAGGCGTCGGGCGCGCGCACCGAGTTCGAGGTCGACCATGTCGAAATCCACGGTGCCGACACTGACAAGCCCTATGTGACCTACCGCCAGAATGGCAATGGGCACCGGATCGACTGTGATTTCATCGCGGGTTGCGACGGGTTTCACGGCGTCAGCCGCCAGACGATTCCGCTGTCTGTGCGGCGCGAATACGAAAAGACCTATCCCTTCGGCTGGCTCGGCATCCTGTCACGCACGCCGCCGGTGCATGACGAACTGATCTACGCCAATTCCGAACGCGGTTTCGCCCTTTGCTCGATGCGCAGCGCGAGCCTGTCGCGCTATTACATCCAGTGCGCCCTGTCCGATCACCCGGAGGACTGGACCGATGCCGCCTTCTGGGACGAGTTGAAGCGGCGTCTTCCCGCGGACGTGGCCGAGCGTCTGGTCACCGGCCCGTCGATCGAGAAGTCCATCGCGCCGCTCCGGTCCTTCGTGACCGAGCCGATGCGCTGGGGTCGGCTGTTCCTGTGCGGCGACGCGGCCCATATCGTGCCGCCGACCGGGGCCAAGGGCCTCAACACCGCCGCGAGCGACGTCCAATACCTCTACCAGGGCCTGTGCCAGTTCTACGAGGAAGGCGACAGCGAGGGGATCGACAGGTATTCTGAGCGCGCCCTGTTGCGGGTCTGGAAGGCGGAACGCTTCAGCTGGTGGTTCAGCGGCCTTCTGCACCGCTACCCGGACCAGAGCCCGTTCGACCTGAAGATGCAGCAGGCGGACATCGCCTTCCTGCGCGACAACGAGGCGCAGCAGCGCGCCTTTGCCGAGAACTATGTGGGGCTGCCCTACTGA
- the pcaD gene encoding 3-oxoadipate enol-lactonase, producing the protein MLSANLNGVDICYVDQGPKDGPAVMFANSLGTDYRVWDDLLPHLPAGLRVVRYDKRGHGLSDEPSGPYTIENLADDAAGLIRHLGLRDTVFVGLSVGGLIGLSLAARHGGLLRGLVISNSAAKIGDEPLWRDRIAAIRTGGLTSIGAPTMERWFSSAFRQSGRAAPWQRMLERQPVEGYIACCQAIAAADLRTAARGLNLPVHLIAGTEDGSTPPDVVRATADLIPGARFSVIEGAGHIPCVEAPADYAAILTGFLEEVGHV; encoded by the coding sequence ATGCTGAGCGCGAACCTAAACGGGGTCGATATCTGTTATGTCGATCAGGGGCCCAAGGACGGCCCGGCGGTCATGTTCGCCAATTCGCTCGGCACCGATTACCGGGTCTGGGACGATCTCCTGCCGCACCTGCCTGCCGGGCTGCGCGTGGTGCGCTACGACAAGCGCGGCCACGGGCTGAGCGACGAGCCCTCCGGCCCCTATACGATCGAGAACCTGGCCGACGATGCCGCCGGTCTGATCCGGCATCTCGGCCTTCGCGATACCGTGTTCGTCGGCCTGTCCGTCGGCGGCCTGATCGGCCTGTCGCTCGCCGCGCGGCACGGCGGGCTCCTGCGCGGGCTCGTGATTTCGAACAGCGCCGCGAAGATCGGCGATGAGCCGCTGTGGCGGGACCGGATCGCCGCGATCCGTACCGGCGGCCTGACCAGCATCGGCGCGCCGACGATGGAGCGCTGGTTCTCGTCCGCCTTCCGTCAGAGCGGCCGCGCCGCGCCCTGGCAGCGGATGCTCGAACGCCAGCCGGTCGAGGGCTACATCGCCTGCTGCCAGGCGATCGCCGCTGCGGACCTGCGCACGGCGGCACGGGGCCTGAACCTGCCGGTGCACCTGATCGCCGGGACCGAAGACGGCTCCACCCCGCCCGACGTGGTCCGGGCGACGGCCGACCTGATCCCCGGCGCGCGGTTCTCGGTGATCGAGGGCGCCGGCCATATCCCTTGCGTCGAGGCCCCCGCCGACTACGCCGCGATTCTCACCGGTTTTCTTGAGGAAGTTGGCCATGTCTGA
- the pcaC gene encoding 4-carboxymuconolactone decarboxylase yields MSDRYALGMQVRREVLGDTHVDRAEAGKTEFDAPFQELIASSAWGTVWASDGISRRERSMLTLALLAATGNFEEIPMHVRATARTGASRRDVLEAFQHVAIYAGVPRANHALKLAKQTYAEMDAETPAEEGSR; encoded by the coding sequence ATGTCTGACCGCTATGCCCTTGGAATGCAGGTTCGCCGGGAGGTTCTCGGCGATACCCATGTCGATCGCGCCGAGGCCGGCAAGACCGAGTTCGACGCCCCCTTCCAGGAACTCATCGCCAGCTCGGCCTGGGGCACCGTCTGGGCCAGCGACGGCATCAGCCGCCGCGAACGCTCCATGCTGACCCTCGCGCTTCTGGCCGCGACCGGAAATTTCGAGGAGATCCCGATGCATGTCCGCGCCACCGCGCGCACCGGCGCCTCGCGCCGCGACGTGCTCGAGGCGTTCCAGCATGTCGCCATCTATGCCGGCGTGCCCCGCGCGAACCACGCGCTCAAGCTCGCCAAGCAGACCTATGCCGAAATGGACGCTGAAACCCCTGCCGAGGAGGGCAGCCGATGA
- the pcaH gene encoding protocatechuate 3,4-dioxygenase subunit beta: MTPAEYYQRDRRLHPPAHVPSYKTSVARSPRYSMISLQNSVSEITGPVFGHNDIDPIDNDLIKNYAKTGDPVGERIIVHGRVLDENARPVPNTLVEIWQANAGGRYRHKKDTYLAPIDPNFGGCGRTLTDENGYYFFRTVKPGAYPWRNWVNNWRPAHIHVSIFGSGFLQRLITQLYFEGDPLIPLCPIVQTIPDPDAIEQLTAKLDLNATIPLDSIAYKFDIVLRGRRSTLFENRLEGN; this comes from the coding sequence ATGACACCCGCAGAATATTACCAGCGCGACAGGCGCCTGCATCCGCCCGCGCATGTCCCGAGCTACAAGACATCCGTGGCGCGCAGCCCGCGCTATTCGATGATTTCGCTGCAGAACTCCGTGAGCGAGATCACCGGCCCGGTGTTCGGCCATAACGATATCGACCCGATCGACAACGACCTCATCAAGAACTACGCCAAGACCGGCGATCCGGTGGGCGAGCGCATCATCGTCCACGGCCGGGTGCTTGACGAGAACGCGCGGCCGGTGCCGAACACTCTGGTCGAGATCTGGCAGGCCAATGCCGGCGGGCGCTACCGTCACAAGAAGGACACCTACCTTGCGCCCATCGACCCGAACTTCGGCGGCTGCGGCCGCACGCTGACGGACGAGAACGGGTATTATTTCTTCCGAACGGTGAAGCCCGGCGCCTATCCCTGGCGCAATTGGGTCAACAACTGGCGGCCCGCCCATATCCACGTTTCGATCTTCGGCTCGGGCTTCCTGCAGCGGCTCATCACCCAGCTCTATTTCGAGGGCGACCCGCTGATCCCGCTTTGCCCGATCGTCCAGACGATCCCGGACCCGGACGCGATCGAGCAGTTGACCGCGAAGCTCGACCTCAATGCGACGATCCCGCTGGATTCCATCGCGTACAAATTCGACATCGTTCTTCGGGGCCGCCGGTCGACCCTGTTCGAGAACCGGCTGGAGGGGAACTGA
- a CDS encoding protocatechuate 3,4-dioxygenase subunit alpha — translation MPQNLNYLRETASQTAGPYVHIGLAPGAAGFDIYRQELGWDIAGPNARGEPIRVEGLVIDGMGSPVKDVLLEVWQANADGNYAHPEGGGPVEEGFRGWGRVITDFETGEWGFDTVKPGAVTPRAKLTSSVAQKVRETHPDWQGRADETHAPMAPHLNLWIVARGINIGLNTRMYFEDEAEANAADPVLNLIEWEHRRATLIAKRTERDGKIVYRFDIRLQGDNETVFFDI, via the coding sequence ATGCCGCAGAATCTGAATTACCTTCGCGAAACCGCCTCGCAGACCGCTGGTCCTTACGTCCATATCGGGCTCGCGCCCGGCGCCGCGGGTTTCGACATCTACCGCCAGGAGCTTGGCTGGGACATCGCCGGGCCGAATGCCAGGGGCGAACCCATCCGCGTCGAGGGGCTGGTGATCGACGGCATGGGCAGCCCGGTGAAGGATGTGCTGCTTGAGGTCTGGCAGGCCAATGCCGACGGCAACTACGCCCACCCCGAGGGCGGCGGGCCGGTCGAAGAGGGCTTTCGGGGTTGGGGCCGCGTCATCACCGATTTCGAAACCGGCGAATGGGGTTTTGATACGGTCAAGCCGGGCGCGGTGACCCCGCGTGCCAAGTTGACGTCGAGCGTGGCCCAGAAGGTCCGCGAAACCCATCCCGACTGGCAGGGCCGCGCCGACGAGACGCACGCGCCGATGGCGCCGCACCTCAACCTCTGGATTGTCGCGCGCGGCATCAATATCGGGCTCAACACCCGGATGTATTTCGAGGACGAGGCTGAGGCGAACGCCGCCGATCCGGTCCTGAACCTGATCGAGTGGGAACACCGCCGCGCGACCCTGATCGCGAAGAGGACGGAGCGCGACGGCAAGATCGTCTATCGCTTCGATATCCGGCTCCAGGGCGACAACGAAACCGTCTTCTTCGACATCTGA
- a CDS encoding 3-keto-5-aminohexanoate cleavage protein, producing the protein MTKPCIICVAITGSLPTKENNPAVPITVAEQIESTHEAFEAGATIAHCHVRDDAGKPTSDPERFAALRAGIEKHCPGMIVQLSTGGRSGAGQARGGMLPLAPDMASLSVGSNNFPTRVYENPPDLVDWLASEMIKYDVKPEIEAFDLSHILQASRMWKDGRIKDLPYVQFVMGVKNAMPADRDVFDYYIHTVKRLFGEDAPWCAAGIGPNQIVLNEWAISSGGHARTGLEDNVRIGRDTLAPSNAALVKRAVDLCEKYDRPVATCGQARAILGLRAA; encoded by the coding sequence ATGACCAAACCCTGCATCATCTGCGTGGCGATCACCGGTTCGCTCCCCACCAAGGAAAACAACCCCGCGGTGCCGATCACGGTTGCCGAGCAGATCGAGTCGACCCACGAAGCCTTCGAGGCCGGCGCGACCATCGCGCATTGCCATGTGCGCGACGACGCGGGCAAGCCGACGAGCGACCCGGAGCGGTTCGCAGCGCTGAGGGCCGGGATCGAGAAGCACTGCCCGGGCATGATCGTGCAACTCTCGACCGGCGGCCGTTCGGGCGCGGGTCAGGCACGGGGCGGAATGCTGCCCCTTGCGCCCGACATGGCCAGCCTCTCGGTCGGTTCGAACAACTTCCCGACCCGCGTTTACGAGAATCCGCCGGACCTCGTGGACTGGCTCGCGTCGGAGATGATCAAGTATGATGTGAAGCCCGAGATCGAGGCCTTCGATCTGAGCCACATCCTGCAGGCGTCGAGGATGTGGAAGGACGGGCGGATCAAGGATCTGCCCTATGTCCAGTTCGTGATGGGCGTGAAGAACGCGATGCCCGCGGATCGCGACGTCTTCGACTACTACATCCACACGGTGAAGCGCCTTTTCGGCGAGGACGCGCCTTGGTGCGCGGCTGGCATCGGCCCGAACCAGATCGTTCTGAACGAATGGGCGATCTCTTCGGGCGGCCATGCGCGCACGGGCCTCGAGGACAACGTGCGGATCGGTCGCGACACCCTGGCGCCGTCGAACGCGGCGCTGGTGAAGCGCGCCGTGGATCTATGCGAGAAATATGACCGCCCCGTCGCGACCTGCGGGCAGGCGCGGGCCATATTGGGTCTGCGTGCCGCATGA
- a CDS encoding lyase family protein has product MMLTDGLFSDIELRAVMDAGAQLQAMLRAEAALARAEGRLGIIPEDAAKAIARTAEDLRPDPERLIAVTARSGIPAQALVGALKSACGAHGDWVHFGATSQDIQDTGLVLQLCTALDLIEARLIGLEAELATKASAHAGLTIAARTRFQIAAPTTLGAKIAVWRAPLSRHLDRLAELRPRLLNVSLYGAAGTGAALAPRMPEVRRAMADDLGLGAADIPWHAARDAIAELGGWMALVTGSLGKIGADLILLAQSGIGEVTAGTGGGSSTMPQKSNPVAAEALVSLARLNAGAISTLHQAMIHAQERDGSALALEWLVLPEMVIRTGAALRLAQELARTLTPDPVRIDATFRKDRGAMLAEAAGFYLAHQMPRAEALKIVATALAEIGRSETETLAGALARLQPGHDWARILAPGANTGEAGEFSRPTKS; this is encoded by the coding sequence ATGATGTTGACCGACGGCCTCTTCAGCGACATCGAGCTTCGCGCCGTCATGGATGCCGGGGCGCAACTGCAAGCGATGCTGCGGGCCGAGGCCGCGCTGGCGCGGGCCGAGGGCCGTCTGGGCATCATCCCGGAGGATGCCGCCAAGGCAATTGCCCGCACGGCCGAAGACCTGAGGCCAGACCCCGAAAGGCTGATCGCCGTGACCGCGAGATCCGGCATTCCCGCGCAGGCGCTGGTTGGCGCGCTGAAATCGGCCTGCGGGGCGCATGGTGACTGGGTCCATTTCGGCGCCACCTCGCAGGATATCCAGGATACCGGGCTGGTTCTGCAACTCTGCACCGCGCTGGACCTCATCGAGGCACGGTTGATCGGACTGGAGGCCGAACTCGCCACGAAGGCATCGGCGCATGCCGGCCTGACCATCGCCGCCCGGACCCGGTTCCAGATCGCGGCACCGACGACGCTTGGGGCAAAGATCGCCGTCTGGCGCGCGCCGCTCTCGCGCCATCTCGACCGGCTGGCCGAGCTGCGTCCGCGCCTCCTGAACGTCTCGCTCTACGGCGCGGCGGGCACCGGCGCGGCGCTCGCCCCCCGGATGCCCGAAGTTCGCCGCGCGATGGCCGATGACCTCGGCCTTGGCGCCGCCGACATCCCCTGGCACGCGGCCCGCGACGCGATCGCGGAGCTTGGCGGATGGATGGCGCTGGTGACGGGCTCCCTCGGCAAGATCGGCGCCGACCTCATTTTGCTCGCCCAGTCCGGGATCGGCGAGGTCACGGCGGGCACCGGCGGCGGATCCTCGACCATGCCGCAGAAATCGAACCCGGTCGCGGCCGAGGCGCTGGTCAGCCTCGCGCGGCTCAACGCGGGCGCCATTTCCACGCTGCATCAGGCGATGATCCATGCGCAGGAACGCGACGGATCGGCGCTCGCGCTCGAATGGCTCGTCCTGCCCGAGATGGTGATCCGCACCGGCGCCGCGCTGCGCCTCGCGCAGGAGCTGGCCCGGACACTGACACCGGACCCGGTGCGGATCGACGCGACGTTCCGCAAGGACCGGGGCGCGATGCTGGCCGAGGCGGCGGGCTTCTATCTCGCGCATCAGATGCCGCGCGCCGAGGCGCTGAAGATCGTCGCAACCGCTTTGGCCGAGATCGGCAGGAGCGAGACCGAAACCCTGGCCGGGGCGCTTGCGCGCCTTCAACCAGGTCATGACTGGGCGCGCATTCTTGCGCCCGGGGCAAATACCGGCGAAGCGGGCGAGTTCTCTCGCCCAACGAAATCATAA
- a CDS encoding TRAP transporter substrate-binding protein, producing the protein MKHLLLATAAFAGLAGAAAAQEVVLRVEHFLPADSTIQRDVLEPWSKAVEDQSGGRIDVQIYPSMQLGGKPPQLFDQARDGVVDVSWTLLGYTPGRFPMSEAFELPFMAGTAAETTAALQDYQAKYLGDELKDVHALMLHAPAGYKIHTRDKTVASMADLAGLKIRAPSRTMTDGLNALGATAVGMPVPEVPQALTTGVIDGAVIPWEVFGTLRIEEVAKDHTEFGHENGGMSTSVMALVMNQAKYDGLPDDLKKVIDDNSGATLAAMAGTAFDKAEDDQRKMAVDAGHTITIIPEADIAEWQTASQPVIDAWVKAMNDAGHDGQAMLDDARAMLAKAMGM; encoded by the coding sequence ATGAAACATCTACTGCTCGCCACCGCCGCCTTCGCAGGGCTGGCCGGGGCCGCTGCCGCACAAGAGGTTGTGCTGCGCGTTGAACATTTCCTGCCCGCCGACTCGACGATCCAGCGCGACGTGCTGGAGCCGTGGAGCAAGGCGGTCGAGGACCAGTCCGGCGGCCGGATCGACGTTCAGATCTATCCTTCGATGCAGCTTGGCGGCAAGCCGCCGCAGCTCTTCGACCAGGCCCGCGACGGGGTCGTGGACGTGTCGTGGACGCTGCTCGGCTACACGCCGGGCCGGTTCCCGATGTCGGAAGCGTTCGAATTGCCGTTCATGGCCGGCACTGCGGCCGAGACCACGGCGGCGTTGCAGGACTACCAGGCGAAGTACCTCGGCGACGAGTTGAAGGACGTGCATGCCCTGATGCTCCACGCGCCCGCGGGCTACAAGATCCATACCAGGGACAAGACGGTCGCCAGCATGGCCGACCTCGCCGGGCTGAAGATCCGCGCGCCCTCGCGCACGATGACCGACGGGTTGAACGCGCTCGGCGCGACCGCCGTCGGCATGCCGGTGCCCGAGGTGCCGCAGGCGCTGACCACCGGCGTGATCGACGGCGCGGTCATTCCGTGGGAGGTCTTCGGCACGCTGCGGATCGAGGAGGTCGCCAAGGATCACACTGAATTCGGCCATGAAAATGGCGGCATGTCGACTTCGGTCATGGCGTTGGTGATGAACCAGGCCAAGTATGACGGCCTGCCGGACGATCTGAAAAAGGTGATCGACGACAACTCCGGCGCGACGCTCGCCGCGATGGCGGGAACGGCTTTCGACAAGGCTGAAGACGATCAGCGCAAGATGGCGGTCGATGCCGGCCATACGATCACGATCATCCCGGAGGCCGATATCGCCGAATGGCAGACCGCAAGCCAGCCGGTGATCGACGCCTGGGTCAAGGCGATGAACGACGCCGGCCATGACGGCCAGGCCATGCTCGACGACGCCAGGGCGATGCTCGCCAAGGCGATGGGCATGTAA
- a CDS encoding TRAP transporter small permease codes for MSEPLTEHGHPVPLPGWIAALCRVFAGIGGVVLVGMMLMTVVSVTKRTLFGAPISGDFELVEIGSAIAIFCFLPWCHSVGGNVLVDFFTMKANPRMNNALEALGDLLYLAIAALLMWRLIHGGIDMQAYGEQSMVLRIPVWWSFLIIVPAMGLLVATCAATFWGHLRKAMT; via the coding sequence ATGTCCGAACCATTGACCGAACACGGCCATCCGGTGCCGCTGCCCGGCTGGATTGCCGCTCTCTGTCGCGTCTTTGCCGGGATCGGCGGCGTTGTGCTTGTCGGGATGATGCTGATGACGGTCGTCAGCGTCACCAAGCGCACCCTGTTCGGAGCGCCGATCTCGGGGGATTTCGAACTCGTCGAGATTGGCAGCGCGATCGCGATCTTCTGCTTCCTGCCGTGGTGCCATTCGGTGGGCGGGAACGTGCTGGTCGATTTCTTCACGATGAAGGCGAACCCGCGGATGAACAACGCGCTGGAGGCATTGGGAGACCTCCTCTACCTCGCGATCGCGGCGCTCCTGATGTGGCGCCTGATCCATGGCGGCATCGACATGCAAGCCTATGGCGAACAGTCGATGGTGCTGCGGATCCCGGTCTGGTGGAGCTTCCTCATCATCGTCCCCGCGATGGGGCTTTTGGTCGCCACCTGCGCGGCGACGTTTTGGGGACACTTGCGGAAGGCCATGACATGA
- a CDS encoding TRAP transporter large permease produces MNGISAGLTGFGVLLALMAIRVPIGVAMLAVGIGGYGLWTGVTPLLAFLKTSTYYQFSTYSLSVIPLFVLMGEFATHAGMSRALYRTAAAFLGHRKGGLAMASIGACAAFGAICGSSLATAATMGQVALPEMRRYNYSGALATGSLAAGGTLGILIPPSVILVLYALMTEQSIAKMFVAAIVPGVLAALGYMIAVSIFVRRNPADGPAGPRVRWPERMIALKETWSLILIFALVIVGMYRGWFTPTEAAAVGAFGTGVLAILHGGLRLKGLMHCLRGTAATSAMIFLILLGAEIFNAFLAQTQTPMLLANAIQASQMTPMLVLLSMLALYLLLGCVMDSMSMLLLTIPIFYPIIAGLDFGMPREDTLIWFGILAVVVVEVGLITPPVGMNVFVINGMARDVPMIESFRGVLPFLISDIVRIGFLIALPVISLGLVRIFG; encoded by the coding sequence ATGAACGGAATTTCCGCCGGACTGACGGGTTTTGGGGTTCTGCTCGCCCTGATGGCGATCCGTGTGCCGATCGGTGTCGCCATGCTGGCGGTCGGGATCGGGGGTTACGGCCTCTGGACCGGGGTCACGCCACTTCTGGCCTTTCTCAAGACTTCGACCTACTACCAGTTCTCGACCTATTCGCTGTCGGTGATCCCGCTCTTCGTGCTGATGGGGGAATTCGCTACCCATGCCGGGATGAGCCGCGCGCTCTACCGCACCGCCGCAGCCTTCCTTGGCCATCGCAAGGGCGGGCTCGCGATGGCCTCGATCGGCGCCTGTGCGGCCTTTGGCGCGATCTGCGGCTCCTCGCTCGCCACCGCGGCAACCATGGGCCAGGTCGCCTTGCCCGAGATGCGCCGCTACAACTACAGCGGCGCGCTCGCCACCGGGTCGCTGGCCGCCGGCGGGACGCTCGGCATCCTGATCCCGCCCTCGGTGATCCTGGTGCTCTACGCGCTGATGACCGAACAGAGCATTGCCAAGATGTTCGTCGCGGCGATCGTGCCGGGGGTGCTGGCCGCCCTGGGCTACATGATCGCGGTCTCGATCTTCGTGCGCCGCAATCCGGCCGACGGTCCGGCCGGGCCGCGCGTACGCTGGCCCGAGCGGATGATCGCGCTGAAGGAGACGTGGTCGCTGATCCTGATTTTCGCGCTGGTGATCGTGGGCATGTATCGCGGCTGGTTCACGCCCACCGAGGCGGCTGCGGTCGGCGCATTCGGCACCGGGGTGCTTGCGATCCTGCATGGCGGGCTGCGGCTCAAGGGGCTGATGCACTGCCTGCGTGGCACGGCCGCGACCTCGGCGATGATCTTCCTGATCCTGCTCGGCGCAGAGATCTTCAATGCGTTCCTCGCCCAGACCCAGACGCCGATGCTGCTGGCGAACGCGATCCAGGCCTCGCAGATGACGCCGATGCTGGTGCTCCTGTCGATGCTGGCGCTTTACCTGCTGCTCGGCTGCGTCATGGACTCGATGTCGATGCTGCTGCTGACGATCCCGATCTTCTACCCGATCATCGCGGGGCTGGACTTCGGCATGCCGCGGGAGGACACGCTGATCTGGTTCGGCATTCTGGCGGTGGTCGTGGTCGAGGTGGGCCTCATCACGCCGCCCGTGGGGATGAATGTCTTCGTCATAAACGGCATGGCACGCGACGTTCCGATGATCGAGAGCTTCCGCGGAGTTCTTCCGTTCCTCATCAGTGACATCGTGCGCATCGGCTTTCTGATCGCGCTGCCGGTGATCTCGCTGGGCCTGGTGCGGATTTTCGGGTAG